The proteins below are encoded in one region of Silene latifolia isolate original U9 population chromosome 2, ASM4854445v1, whole genome shotgun sequence:
- the LOC141644156 gene encoding uncharacterized protein LOC141644156, whose protein sequence is MAQDAFSVHSLFGGAISMTFPDRFQDLSNVRQVPDHQEAFSDPDRDESIIVELLDLKHEVTDENSAVWFLQDLATEQDAEGGMVIEQSGVIEAPALSYRNTPAVVTTAVGQMAISKGRQGREAQNIVRVYLANLRLKEAGTDVLITAYEPVVINPLSESAGTVGAGAVRPAEQSGRTSMAEVFKVSVTSFKVNDWGLFQA, encoded by the exons ATGGCACAAGATGCATTTTCTGTGCACTCTTTGTTTGGTGGAGCAATTTCTATGACGTTCCCTGATAGATTCCAG GATTTGAGCAATGTTAGGCAAGTCCCTGATCACCAG GAAGCTTTTTCTGACCCTGATAGAGATGAGAGTATCATAGTTGAATTGCTGGACTTGAAACATGAGGTTACTGATGAAAATAGTGCTGTATGGTTCCTTCAAGATCTTGCTACGGAACAGGATGCCGAAGGTGGCATG GTAATTGAACAGTCAGGAGTCATAGAGGCTCCCGCATTGAGCTATCGTAACACGCCAGCTGTTGTAACCACTGCTGTTGGCCAAATG GCTATCTCCAAGGGGAGGCAAGGGAGAGAAGCACAGAATATAGTGAGG GTTTATCTGGCAAATTTGCGTCTTAAGGAAGCTGGTACTGATGTCCTGATCACTGCATATGAACCTGTTGTTATAAA TCCACTGAGTGAAAGCGCGGGCACAGTTGGAGCTGGAGCGGTAAGGCCTGCAGAACAGTCAGGACGTACGTCGATGGCTGAGGTTTTCAAGGTTTCTGTTACCAGCTTCAAAGTAAACGATTGGGGCCTTTTTCAGGCTTGA
- the LOC141632294 gene encoding protein PHYTOCHROME KINASE SUBSTRATE 1, with amino-acid sequence MASISSPNTILPPSWLSENTDTTKEMYIHTLVKTSHSPRVKKVADNGEIDVFKADKYFNGVIVKESITGSEKYQDPVRKNLTDRAATTAKLSELNLQPKTPSIHSESSYNSQSALLRRVQGNSSRSKNNSSSKNSAFLSCYCCDKKSVELADQDKFSEPGKGNIEKALYEKPIIRTIQTNLDAAEITRLNKLKKIQLDSQEEAEEHRRKKSLEVFGSDEGSKRFSLEKRLNMLSWDAIPRSSETLSETCKDTESDASSDLFEIEGMTCSIQGSQKLSGDCTTRTSGYAPSEASIEWSVVTASVADCTGFPDSENKRSSMKPPLPVKAAVNKGGQKPRPGGMLFAGCKSQKAVRVAEDVCRSPVIKRKPDESVKMHRFSESYSTVTRFQAEAKLPGNSLRQLKTTPSNNDILYLY; translated from the coding sequence ATGGCTTCAATATCGTCTCCAAACACTATACTACCGCCTTCTTGGCTCTCTGAAAACACCGATACCACCAAGGAAATGTACATCCATACGCTTGTGAAAACAAGCCATAGCCCTAGGGTGAAGAAAGTCGCGGATAATGGAGAGATTGATGTGTTTAAGGCCGATAAGTACTTTAATGGAGTAATCGTTAAGGAAAGTATCACCGGTTCTGAAAAATATCAGGATCCTGTCAGGAAAAATCTTACTGATAGGGCGGCTACTACAGCGAAGCTGTCAGAGTTGAATTTACAGCCGAAGACTCCAAGTATTCATTCAGAATCGAGTTATAATAGCCAGAGTGCGCTGTTAAGACGCGTGCAGGGAAATTCTTCTAGGAGTAAAAACAACAGTAGCAGTAAAAACTCAGCATTCCTGTCATGTTACTGTTGTGACAAGAAATCTGTTGAGCTTGCTGATCAAGATAAGTTTAGCGAACCTGGAAAAGGGAACATAGAGAAAGCGTTATATGAAAAGCCGATCATAAGAACAATCCAGACGAATTTGGACGCAGCTGAAATTACACGGTTGAATAAACTGAAGAAGATTCAGCTAGACAGCCAGGAAGAAGCGGAAGAGCATAGACGGAAGAAATCATTAGAAGTGTTTGGCTCGGATGAAGGAAGCAAACGGTTTAGCCTAGAGAAGCGGCTAAACATGTTGTCATGGGATGCTATACCGAGATCATCAGAGACTTTAAGTGAGACCTGTAAAGACACTGAGAGCGATGCCAGCTCAGACCTGTTTGAGATCGAGGGTATGACATGTTCCATTCAAGGATCACAGAAATTGTCTGGCGACTGTACAACACGTACATCTGGTTATGCGCCGAGTGAGGCTAGCATAGAGTGGAGTGTAGTCACTGCTAGTGTTGCTGACTGTACTGGTTTTCCTGATTCAGAGAATAAAAGATCGAGTATGAAGCCGCCACTGCCTGTGAAAGCGGCAGTGAATAAAGGTGGGCAGAAGCCGAGGCCAGGAGGAATGCTGTTTGCTGGATGTAAAAGCCAGAAAGCTGTAAGAGTTGCTGAGGATGTTTGCAGAAGTCCTGTTATTAAGAGGAAACCAGATGAAAGTGTGAAAATGCATCGGTTTTCGGAGAGTTACAGTACTGTAACAAGGTTTCAAGCTGAAGCTAAGTTACCTGGAAATAGTCTTAGACAGTTAAAGACTACTCCTAGTAATAATGACATTTTGTACCTTTATTAG
- the LOC141644154 gene encoding UDP-rhamnose/UDP-galactose transporter 6-like, with amino-acid sequence MAPTTKAEKKASIDAAAWMFNVVTSVGIIIVNKALMASYGFSFATTLTGLHFAFTTIMTLVLKWLGFIQPSHLPLSDLLKFVIFANFSIVGMNVSLMLNSVGFYQIAKLSMIPVSCLLEIVLDKVRYSRDTKLSIGLVLVGVGVCTVTDVSVNTKGFVAAFIAVWSTSLQQYYVHHLQKKYSLSSFNLLGHTAPVQAVSLLTVGPFLDYWLTGKRIDAFNYTAPSVFFITLSCTIAIGTNLSQFICIGRFTAVSFQVLGHMKTILVLILGFIFFGKEGLNLHVVLGMIIAVLGMIWYGNASSKPGGKERRSPSLPKQQKNGADSTELDSKV; translated from the exons ATGGCTCCAACTACCAAGGCAGAGAAGAAAGCAAGCATCGATGCTGCTGCTTGGATGTTCAATGTTGTCACATCAGTGGGGATTATTATTGTAAATaaggctttgatggcctcatatGGCTTTAGCTTCG CTACGACGTTGACCGGTTTGCACTTTGCTTTCACAACCATAATGACTCTTGTTCTCAAATGGCTCGGATTCATTCAACCCTCTCATTTACCATTGTCTGACCTACTGAAGTTTGTCATATTCGCAAACTTTTCCATTGTTGGCATGAATGTCAGTCTTATGTTGAACTCTGTTGGGTTCTATCAG ATTGCAAAGTTGAGTATGATACCTGTTTCCTGCCTGTTGGAGATTGTGCTCGACAAAGTTAGGTACTCAAGAGACACGAAGCTCAGCATAGGGCTTGTTCTTGTAGGTGTCGGGGTATGCACAGTTACTGATGTCAGTGTAAATACTAAGGGTTTTGTAGCTGCTTTCATTGCTGTTTGGAGCACTTCTCTACAGCAATAT TATGTACATCATCTACAGAAGAAATATTCGCTCAGTTCTTTCAACCTACTGGGTCACACCGCGCCAGTGCAGGCTGTATCGCTGCTCACAGTTGGCCCATTCCTCGATTATTGGTTGACTGGCAAAAGGATTGATGCGTTCAACTACACTGCACCATCTGTG TTCTTCATAACCCTTTCATGCACAATTGCAATTGGAACAAACCTGAGCCAGTTCATCTGCATCGGTAGATTCACAGCAGTTTCCTTCCAAGTACTTGGCCATATGAAAACAATTCTAGTTCTGATCCTCGGATTCATCTTCTTTGGAAAAGAGGGTCTAAATCTACATGTGGTCTTAGGCATGATCATAGCTGTGCTAGGCATGATATGGTACGGCAATGCCTCCTCAAAGCCTGGTGGAAAAGAACGTCGGAGTCCTTCATTGCCTAAGCAACAAAAGAATGGAGCTGATTCCACTGAACTCGATAGCAAAGTCTAG
- the LOC141644155 gene encoding uncharacterized protein LOC141644155 — protein sequence MTTKRKAPGKNPGEPGSTSATKPTTRPKLRAGVNYLGCNLTFKQKLIWCDLTLDKREVLVSKFFDRDALEKLGVLEAVEVLLSRGGLRGFLDKTAPTYRRLTLEFLSTLEKVGDDEFESIRFQLLNQTHVMTYGELRTAFGVAPRENEEAWVSPSDATVADFWFALNHEAKSSITEKSSRLSHPAFRFVHRVIAMDFFCQGEPTNLPRNEIKALWSMSPEGVGHPDWVEAFVNACLETRGMECGKLSMGGLVTLIATQLGLPLDDADRIPGDPRMDIESMKRMKMLAPIASDEPAYALLKGTRVKLPYLRLPRPEGDPIPVGPLNRDLYIPPDPDHMVDLTPLARRAPAARSDGIPVGPHNRDLNIPPDPAHMVDLTPPARRAPAARADDEEIEEAEAGSSGGPRVGGDDAEWRARMEVNMEELRDEIGYIQDQNMESLALQRSFRDMFQRMYPETYQPPSNEMYAKIAQRNQEREARSHARRTRRSCNGSSSS from the coding sequence ATGACAACCAAACGAAAAGCACCTGGTAAAAACCCCGGCGAACCCGGTTCTACTTCCGCTACCAAACCCACCACTAGGCCAAAACTCCGTGCTGGAGTAAACTATCTGGGGTGTAATTTGACTTTTAAACAAAAGCTTATTTGGTGTGATCTTACACTTGACAAACGGGAAGTTTTGGTATCAAAGTTCTTTGACCGAGATGCATTGGAGAAGTTGGGTGTGCTTGAGGCGGTAGAGGTGTTGTTGAGTAGAGGGGGACTTAGAGGGTTTCTAGATAAGACTGCTCCGACGTATAGGAgattaactttggagttcttgtCTACCTTGGAGAAGGTGGGTGATGATGAGTTTGAAAGCATCCGGTTTCAACTATTGAATCAAACCCATGTTATGACATATGGAGAGTTGAGAACTGCCTTTGGTGTTGCGCCGAGGGAGAATGAGGAAGCATGGGTGAGTCCTAGTGATGCAACGGTGGCTGATTTTTGGTTTGCACTTAATCATGAAGCTAAATCAAGTATTACTGAGAAGAGCTCTAGGCTTTCTCACCCCGCTTTTAGGTTTGTGCATCGTGTCATAGCGATGGATTTCTTTTGTCAGGGTGAGCCAACTAATCTTCCTAGGAATGAAATAAAAGCTTTGTGGAGTATGAGTCCGGAGGGAGTTGGTCACCCGGATTGGGTGGAAGCGTTTGTTAATGCTTGTCTGGAAACAAGGGGAATGGAGTGTGGGAAGCTATCAATGGGTGGTCTTGTTACTTTGATTGCTACACAGTTGGGTTTACCTTTGGATGATGCTGACCGTATCCCTGGAGACCCGCGGATGGACATTGAGTCGATGAAGAGGATGAAAATGCTTGCTCCTATTGCTTCTGATGAGCCGGCATATGCTTTGCTGAAAGGGACTAGAGTTAAACTTCCTTACTTGCGATTACCCCGACCAGAGGGTGATCCAATTCCAGTGGGGCCCCTTAATCGGGATTTGTATATCCCGCCAGATCCGGATCATATGGTTGATTTGACTCCTCTGGCAAGGCGGGCGCCTGCCGCGAGGAGTGATGGAATCCCAGTGGGGCCCCATAATCGGGATTTGAATATCCCGCCAGATCCGGCTCATATGGTTGATTTGACTCCTCCGGCGAGGCGGGCGCCTGCCGCGAGGGCTGATGATGAGGAGATAGAGGAAGCTGAGGCCGGTAGTTCGGGTGGACCCCGGGTTGGTGGAGATGATGCTGAGTGGAGGGCGCGAATGGAGGTCAACATGGAGGAGTTGAGGGATGAGATTGGTTACATCCAGGATCAGAATATGGAGTCTTTGGCACTCCAACGCTCTTTTCGCGACATGTTTCAACGCATGTATCCAGAGACCTACCAACCTCCTTCTAATGAAATGTATGCTAAGATCGCGCAGAGAAATCAAGAGAGGGAGGCTCGCTCTCATGCTCGTCGGACCCGTCGTTCGTGCAATGGGTCTAGCTCTTCCTAG
- the LOC141644153 gene encoding sphinganine C4-monooxygenase 1 — protein sequence MVSDEILGTFAPIIVYWIYSGIYILLGNFDNYRLHSRKDEDEKNLVPKSAVVKGVLLQQFFQAVVALILFAVTGSSIETLSEQKTSIFVLARQFLTAMMVLDTWQYFMHRYMHHNKFLYRHVHAQHHRLVVPYAFGALYNHPLEGLILDTIGGALSFLISGMSPRTSIFFFSFATIKTVDDHCGLWLPGNPFHVFFKNNTAYHDVHHQLYGTKYNFSQPFFVMWDRILGTYMPYSLEHREGGGFEARPTKEWKDE from the exons ATGGTGTCAGATGAAATATTGGGAACATTTGCACCAATTATAGTGTATTGGATATATTCTGGGATTTATATTTTGTTGGGTAATTTTGATAATTATCGATTGCATTCAAGAAAAGATGAAGATGAGAAGAATTTAGTTCCTAAATCTGCTGTTGTTAAGGGTGTTCTTCTTCAACAATTTTTTCAAGCTGTTGTTGCTCTTATCCTTTTTGCT GTGACAGGAAGTTCTATTGAAACATTGAGCGAACAGAAAACTTCTATATTTGTTCTCGCCCGTCAATTTCTTACTGCCATGATGGTCTTGGACACTTGGCAATACTTCATGCACCGATATATGCATCACAACAAATTCCTATACCGTCATGTCCACGCGCAGCATCACCGACTTGTTGTACCTTACGCATTTGGGGCTCTTTACAACCATCCATTAGAGGGTCTCATTCTCGACACAATTGGTGGAGCTCTGTCCTTTCTCATCTCTGGCATGTCTCCTCGGACATctattttctttttttcctttgcAACAATAAAAACAGTGGACGATCATTGCGGTCTATGGCTACCAGGGAACCCTTTCCACGTCTTCTTTAAGAATAACACGGCATATCACGATGTGCACCACCAGCTTTACGGCACCAAATACAACTTCTCCCAGCCGTTCTTTGTTATGTGGGATCGGATACTGGGGACCTACATGCCATACTCTTTAGAGCATAGAGAAGGTGGTGGGTTTGAGGCCAGACCAACAAAAGAATGGAAGGATGAATAA